The Desulfovibrio subterraneus genome has a window encoding:
- a CDS encoding phosphoribosylanthranilate isomerase, which yields MLDKEIFVKVCGITSQHDADLCVRYDADFVGFIFHDKSPRNMTVEKVRAIETPTLMRTGVFVDQTVDEVKRTMQHARLNLAQLHGDQDIEFCKALGKTRVMKVFWPDRYATREELEADMERFAPYSRFYLFDAGTGGGGHGKGQDWSFLAGLRGIKTWFIAGGLGPDTIKQAIMGCNPCGLDLNSGVESAPGVKSEEKLKAVFDMIHNPLVG from the coding sequence ATGTTGGACAAGGAAATCTTCGTTAAGGTGTGCGGCATTACCAGCCAGCACGATGCCGATCTCTGTGTACGGTACGATGCGGACTTCGTCGGGTTTATCTTCCACGACAAGAGCCCCCGCAATATGACCGTGGAAAAAGTGCGCGCCATAGAAACGCCCACGCTCATGCGTACCGGCGTGTTTGTGGACCAGACCGTGGACGAGGTGAAGCGCACCATGCAGCACGCCCGTCTCAATCTGGCACAGCTGCACGGCGATCAGGACATCGAATTCTGCAAGGCACTGGGCAAGACGCGCGTCATGAAGGTTTTCTGGCCGGACCGTTACGCCACGCGTGAAGAGCTAGAGGCGGATATGGAGCGGTTTGCTCCCTACTCCCGTTTCTATCTCTTTGACGCAGGCACCGGTGGCGGCGGACACGGCAAGGGGCAGGACTGGTCCTTCCTCGCCGGACTTCGCGGCATAAAGACGTGGTTCATCGCAGGCGGCCTTGGGCCGGATACTATCAAGCAGGCCATAATGGGCTGCAATCCCTGCGGGCTGGACCTCAATTCCGGTGTGGAAAGCGCTCCGGGCGTCAAGAGCGAAGAAAAGCTCAAGGCCGTGTTCGACATGATCCATAATCCGCTGGTGGGTTAG
- the trpB gene encoding tryptophan synthase subunit beta: MKKGYFGDFGGQFVAELLIPPLRELEHALETIVPSPEFQAEFSALLQDYVGRKSPLTHCPTLSRELGFNLWLKREDLNHTGSHKINNTLGQALLTKYMGKPALLTETGAGMNGVATATAARALDLDCIVFMGATDVARQSHNVRRMQLLGAEIVPVQNGTKTLKDAINEALRFWIAEQRTHHYCFGTAAGPHPFPTLVREFQSVVGREAREQILEKTGELPYAVVACVGGGSNAIGAFHAFVPDASVKLVGVEAAGTGEPGCYNSAPLNLGSRGVLHGQMTMLLQDGDGQIMPSHSVAAGLDYPGVGPEHAHLHDSGRAHYGTVNDAQALKAFMTLTRSEGIMPALESSHAVAWVLENRDRIPKGANVIVNLSGRGDKDMDIIDEHLGAQPVHGRKG; this comes from the coding sequence ATGAAAAAAGGATACTTCGGCGACTTTGGCGGCCAGTTTGTGGCGGAATTGCTTATTCCCCCGCTGCGCGAGCTGGAGCACGCCCTTGAGACCATAGTTCCCTCCCCTGAGTTTCAGGCCGAGTTTTCGGCATTGTTGCAAGACTATGTGGGCCGCAAGAGCCCGCTCACGCATTGCCCGACCCTTTCCAGAGAGCTGGGCTTCAATCTGTGGCTCAAGCGTGAAGATCTGAACCACACCGGTTCGCACAAGATCAACAACACCCTCGGTCAGGCCCTTCTGACCAAATACATGGGCAAGCCCGCGTTGCTGACCGAAACCGGCGCCGGTATGAACGGCGTGGCCACGGCCACTGCTGCCCGTGCGCTGGATCTGGACTGCATCGTGTTCATGGGCGCAACGGACGTTGCCCGCCAGTCGCACAACGTGCGGCGCATGCAGCTGCTGGGGGCGGAAATCGTGCCCGTGCAGAACGGCACCAAGACCCTGAAGGATGCCATCAACGAGGCGCTGCGTTTCTGGATTGCAGAGCAGCGCACGCACCACTACTGCTTCGGCACGGCTGCCGGCCCGCATCCCTTCCCCACGCTGGTACGCGAGTTCCAGTCCGTGGTGGGACGCGAAGCGCGTGAGCAGATTCTGGAAAAGACGGGCGAGCTGCCGTATGCGGTGGTTGCCTGTGTCGGCGGCGGTTCCAACGCCATCGGCGCGTTCCACGCCTTTGTGCCGGATGCGTCTGTGAAGCTGGTGGGGGTGGAGGCCGCAGGCACCGGTGAACCCGGTTGCTATAACTCCGCACCGCTCAACCTTGGTTCGCGCGGCGTGCTGCACGGCCAGATGACCATGCTGCTGCAGGACGGGGATGGGCAGATCATGCCCTCGCATTCCGTTGCCGCAGGTCTGGATTACCCCGGCGTGGGACCGGAACATGCGCACCTGCACGATTCCGGCCGAGCCCACTACGGCACTGTCAATGATGCACAGGCACTTAAAGCCTTCATGACCCTTACCCGTTCAGAGGGCATAATGCCCGCCCTTGAAAGCTCGCATGCCGTGGCGTGGGTGCTGGAAAATAGGGACCGGATTCCGAAGGGGGCCAATGTCATCGTCAACCTTTCCGGTCGCGGTGACAAGGATATGGACATCATTGATGAGCACCTCGGTGCGCAGCCAGTGCACGGCAGAAAAGGGTAG
- the trpA gene encoding tryptophan synthase subunit alpha, with amino-acid sequence MTTSRLTERIRKVNAAGRKALIPFIPGGFPDLGQFWTHLEALDAGGADIIEIGVPFSDPCADGPVVEKASIQALEAGVSLKWLLDGLKARAGRFQAELVLMGYLNPFLQYGFDKLAEDAAAAGVSGFIIPDLPLNEDAPYRAALKGKGMALVPLVGLNTDLERMKAYAAEAEGYVYVVSVLGTTGARESFPAELADALARAREAFSVPIALGFGIKEPGQLKVFGDSIDAVIFGSALITHIRETGSVDAFMARWA; translated from the coding sequence ATGACAACTTCACGATTGACCGAACGTATCCGCAAGGTAAACGCGGCAGGCCGCAAGGCCCTTATTCCTTTCATTCCCGGTGGGTTTCCCGATCTCGGCCAGTTCTGGACGCATCTTGAGGCGCTGGATGCCGGTGGTGCGGACATCATCGAGATCGGCGTGCCCTTCTCGGACCCCTGTGCAGACGGACCTGTTGTGGAAAAGGCTTCCATTCAGGCGCTGGAAGCGGGCGTGTCCCTCAAGTGGCTGCTGGATGGCCTCAAGGCCCGTGCGGGCCGTTTTCAGGCAGAGCTGGTGCTCATGGGCTACCTGAACCCCTTCCTGCAATACGGGTTTGATAAACTGGCGGAAGACGCCGCAGCTGCCGGTGTTTCCGGCTTCATTATCCCCGACCTGCCGCTGAACGAGGATGCGCCGTATCGTGCAGCCCTGAAGGGTAAAGGCATGGCGCTGGTGCCGCTCGTGGGCCTGAACACCGATCTTGAGCGTATGAAGGCATATGCCGCAGAGGCTGAAGGCTATGTGTATGTGGTCTCGGTGCTCGGTACCACCGGCGCACGCGAGAGCTTTCCGGCAGAACTGGCGGATGCGCTGGCACGTGCGCGCGAGGCTTTCAGCGTGCCCATTGCGCTCGGCTTCGGTATAAAGGAACCCGGTCAGCTCAAAGTGTTCGGCGATTCCATCGACGCTGTGATATTCGGCAGCGCACTGATCACGCATATCCGCGAAACAGGCAGCGTGGATGCGTTCATGGCCCGTTGGGCATAG
- a CDS encoding substrate-binding periplasmic protein has translation MKRLLAAMFILMLLPTAGDFAVADKSEVPFRVIMPIDNWPPYRVVSNGTMSGLDLDLMKELTERVSFRVEFQPMPWNRSLVQMQQGKVDAMTGLARRPEREQFIYYIEPPYSVCSTVFYTPEGKGRSIRTYEDLKGRRLGYVFGSAYFQQFDEDQTLGKIGVATEEQLIKMILAGRLDVFVGTDCQVDYELVSQGLTDKIEKAAFRPGNTVTLYFGVSRYSMFFSYVEDLERVMRQMKQDGTIQRINENYFRPAGKGKRQ, from the coding sequence ATGAAACGTCTGCTCGCCGCCATGTTTATCCTGATGCTCCTCCCGACAGCGGGGGACTTTGCCGTTGCTGATAAGAGCGAGGTGCCTTTCAGGGTGATCATGCCGATTGACAATTGGCCTCCCTATCGCGTCGTCTCCAACGGAACCATGAGCGGGCTGGACCTTGACCTTATGAAGGAACTGACGGAGCGCGTGTCGTTCAGGGTTGAGTTTCAGCCCATGCCGTGGAACCGCAGCCTTGTGCAGATGCAGCAGGGCAAGGTGGATGCCATGACCGGACTTGCCAGAAGGCCGGAACGTGAGCAATTCATATACTACATCGAACCGCCGTATTCCGTCTGTTCCACCGTATTCTACACGCCCGAAGGCAAGGGACGTTCCATTCGTACCTATGAAGACCTCAAGGGCAGACGACTCGGTTATGTTTTCGGCTCCGCCTATTTTCAGCAGTTTGATGAAGATCAGACCCTTGGCAAGATAGGTGTGGCCACAGAAGAACAGCTTATCAAAATGATATTGGCGGGCAGGCTGGATGTATTTGTGGGAACTGACTGTCAGGTGGACTACGAGCTTGTTTCGCAGGGGCTGACCGATAAGATAGAAAAGGCCGCGTTCAGACCCGGCAACACGGTGACTTTGTATTTCGGGGTATCCCGTTACTCCATGTTTTTCAGCTATGTGGAAGATCTTGAAAGGGTTATGCGCCAGATGAAGCAGGACGGCACCATACAGCGCATTAACGAAAATTATTTCAGACCCGCAGGAAAAGGGAAGCGGCAATAA
- the hypF gene encoding carbamoyltransferase HypF yields the protein MTDLIRRKYVIQGQVQGVGFRPFVYRIALDNAMTGTVSNTSDGVFIEVQGPSAALEQFGCDLTDKLPPLAQVVSRTEEDLPVHEGEEAFIIVASSGSSGNTVLISADVATCDDCLADMFDPANPRYLYPFTNCTNCGPRYTITRSVPYDRDKTSMACFPLCPSCRAEYENPLDRRFHAQPNACPVCGPHVWMTTPDKGSADADGPEQAEVCRETEAIRQTAKALSKGRIAAIKGLGGFHLACDATNEEAVTALRTRKNRWGKPLAVMVPDVAAARLLAHVSEAEAAQMASRERPIVLCRALDAGALAPAVMPDTHYVGIMLPYTPLHHVLFHFLREFSTGQVPALVMTSGNMSSEPIALGNREALRRLHGIADLFLLHNRDILIRTDDSVLRVHPETQERQFFRRARGFTPRPVFLEGDGPCVLGTGPELKNTLCYTRGAQAFVSQHIGDMQNLETYGFYQEIAAHLADILQVEPQAVIRDLHPDYLSTRYAEGLSKKRGIPVLTLQHHYAHIHSVLAENRYEGPALGLALDGTGYGEDGTIWGGELLYVDNVELEHERIGQLAPMPLPGGEAAIREPWRITQGLLWELGVFEPDTRMWTWWEEFSKAAAFLPQILERRINTPATSSCGRLFDAVAAMLGVCHTVRYEGQAAIMLEKIQDFSITDGYECPVLPDAQPAVLDTHTLFMQAYMDWCMEVPESVIARRFHVGLINGVAELTAAVSGIMGIDVVGLSGGVMQNRTMSIELPKALRERGLTPLVHTQLPPNDGCISLGQAAWGRKMLLRG from the coding sequence ATGACCGACTTGATACGCCGCAAATACGTCATTCAGGGGCAGGTGCAGGGGGTGGGGTTCCGGCCCTTCGTGTATCGCATTGCGCTGGATAATGCCATGACAGGCACGGTCAGCAATACGTCCGACGGGGTGTTCATCGAGGTGCAGGGGCCGTCAGCCGCCTTGGAGCAGTTCGGATGTGACCTGACGGACAAGTTACCCCCGTTGGCGCAGGTTGTTTCCCGCACCGAAGAAGACTTGCCCGTGCACGAAGGTGAGGAAGCCTTCATCATCGTTGCCAGCAGCGGCAGCAGCGGCAACACTGTGCTCATAAGCGCCGATGTGGCCACCTGCGACGACTGTCTTGCGGATATGTTCGATCCGGCCAACCCGCGCTATCTCTATCCCTTCACCAACTGCACCAACTGCGGCCCTCGGTATACCATCACCCGCTCCGTTCCCTACGACAGGGACAAAACATCCATGGCCTGTTTTCCGCTGTGTCCTTCGTGCAGGGCGGAATACGAGAACCCGCTGGACAGGCGCTTCCATGCGCAGCCCAACGCATGTCCCGTGTGCGGTCCGCATGTCTGGATGACGACTCCCGATAAGGGAAGCGCAGATGCCGATGGACCCGAACAGGCCGAGGTGTGCCGCGAAACCGAGGCCATCCGCCAGACGGCAAAGGCCCTGAGCAAGGGTCGCATTGCTGCCATCAAAGGGCTCGGCGGTTTTCATCTTGCCTGCGATGCCACAAATGAAGAGGCGGTAACCGCCCTGCGGACACGCAAGAACCGTTGGGGCAAACCCCTTGCCGTGATGGTGCCTGATGTGGCCGCTGCCCGCCTGCTTGCCCATGTCTCAGAGGCGGAAGCCGCACAGATGGCATCGCGTGAGCGGCCCATTGTGCTGTGCAGGGCGCTGGATGCCGGTGCTCTGGCTCCGGCGGTTATGCCGGATACGCACTATGTGGGTATCATGCTGCCGTATACGCCGCTGCATCATGTGCTGTTCCATTTTTTGCGGGAATTTTCCACAGGTCAGGTTCCGGCGCTGGTGATGACCAGCGGCAACATGAGCAGCGAGCCCATTGCCCTTGGCAACCGCGAAGCGCTCAGGCGGCTGCACGGCATTGCCGATCTTTTTCTGTTGCACAACCGCGACATTCTCATCCGCACGGATGACTCTGTTCTGCGGGTGCATCCCGAAACTCAGGAACGCCAGTTCTTCCGCCGCGCGCGCGGGTTTACGCCCCGCCCCGTATTTCTGGAGGGCGACGGTCCCTGCGTGCTCGGCACAGGGCCGGAACTCAAGAATACGCTCTGTTACACGCGCGGTGCGCAGGCCTTTGTTTCCCAGCATATCGGCGATATGCAGAATCTGGAAACATACGGGTTCTATCAGGAGATAGCAGCCCATCTTGCAGATATCCTGCAGGTGGAGCCGCAGGCCGTTATCCGCGATCTGCATCCCGATTATCTTTCCACGCGCTATGCCGAGGGGCTGTCGAAGAAGCGCGGCATTCCCGTGCTCACCCTGCAGCACCATTATGCCCACATACACAGCGTGCTGGCGGAAAACCGGTATGAAGGCCCTGCGCTCGGCCTTGCGCTGGACGGCACCGGATACGGTGAAGACGGCACCATATGGGGCGGCGAGCTGCTCTATGTGGATAACGTGGAACTGGAGCACGAACGCATCGGTCAACTGGCACCCATGCCCCTGCCCGGAGGCGAGGCGGCCATCCGCGAGCCGTGGCGTATTACACAGGGGTTGCTCTGGGAGCTGGGTGTTTTTGAACCGGATACGCGCATGTGGACATGGTGGGAGGAATTTTCCAAAGCGGCAGCATTCCTGCCGCAGATACTTGAGCGGCGCATAAACACGCCCGCCACCTCGTCCTGCGGGCGGCTTTTTGATGCTGTTGCTGCCATGCTCGGCGTATGCCACACGGTGCGGTACGAGGGGCAGGCAGCCATCATGCTGGAAAAGATTCAGGATTTTTCCATAACGGACGGCTATGAATGTCCGGTTCTGCCCGATGCGCAGCCCGCCGTGCTGGATACGCATACCCTGTTCATGCAGGCCTACATGGACTGGTGCATGGAAGTGCCGGAATCCGTCATTGCGCGGCGGTTTCATGTGGGGCTTATCAACGGCGTGGCCGAGCTGACAGCCGCTGTTTCCGGTATCATGGGTATCGATGTGGTGGGGCTGTCCGGCGGGGTGATGCAGAACCGCACCATGAGTATTGAGCTGCCCAAGGCTTTGCGAGAGCGCGGTTTGACTCCGCTGGTGCATACGCAGTTGCCGCCTAATGATGGGTGTATTTCGTTGGGGCAGGCCGCATGGGGCAGGAAGATGTTGTTGCGGGGCTAG
- the mutM gene encoding bifunctional DNA-formamidopyrimidine glycosylase/DNA-(apurinic or apyrimidinic site) lyase — protein sequence MPELPEVETIARGLAPQVEGRTVTAVHILNDSTVEGRRELLEHRVTGCVISRVHRRGKVLLMDIAPASASATDKPVVAPQPSSQPTHVAFHLKMTGRLFVYPQGTPPAVHTRIIFDLSDGSRVFFDDARKFGYCRALAAQDFTEWNFWQKLGPEPLEIGEDAFVQLLRGRRTRIKAALLDQTVIAGIGNIYADESLFRARIRPDAACDSIPEAKLRALHGVMQAVLQLAIRECGSSIRDYRDAHGDAGAFQNNFLVYGKAGEKCTVCGRKLSTAKVAGRTTVFCGKCQK from the coding sequence ATGCCCGAACTACCGGAAGTTGAAACCATTGCCAGAGGTCTTGCCCCGCAGGTTGAGGGGCGCACAGTTACCGCCGTGCATATTCTCAACGACTCAACGGTGGAAGGACGCCGCGAGTTGCTGGAGCACCGCGTTACAGGCTGTGTGATCAGTCGCGTGCACAGACGCGGCAAAGTGCTGCTGATGGATATTGCCCCTGCCAGCGCATCCGCAACTGACAAGCCCGTGGTTGCCCCGCAGCCGAGTAGCCAGCCGACGCATGTGGCCTTTCATCTCAAGATGACAGGGCGCCTGTTCGTGTATCCGCAAGGCACGCCCCCTGCTGTGCACACCCGCATCATATTCGACCTGTCGGATGGCAGCCGTGTCTTTTTCGATGATGCACGCAAGTTCGGCTACTGCCGCGCCCTTGCTGCGCAGGATTTCACGGAGTGGAATTTCTGGCAGAAGCTCGGACCGGAACCTTTGGAGATTGGCGAAGATGCCTTTGTGCAGCTTCTGCGCGGCAGGCGCACCCGCATCAAGGCTGCCCTGCTGGACCAGACCGTCATTGCGGGCATTGGCAACATCTATGCGGATGAATCCCTCTTCCGCGCACGCATACGACCGGATGCCGCCTGCGACAGCATACCGGAAGCAAAGCTGAGGGCTCTGCACGGTGTAATGCAGGCGGTGTTGCAACTGGCAATACGCGAGTGCGGCTCATCCATACGGGATTATCGGGATGCTCACGGCGACGCAGGGGCGTTTCAGAATAATTTTCTGGTTTACGGCAAAGCTGGTGAGAAGTGCACGGTATGCGGCAGAAAGCTCAGCACCGCCAAGGTTGCAGGGCGGACGACCGTGTTTTGTGGGAAGTGCCAGAAATAA
- a CDS encoding ChaN family lipoprotein, whose product MGLTAGLRSLSALCILAFLIILGGCAHQAQPPVPKSAALLPGLEEGTLLVANGTATPLLTNTASFVERARNADFILIGEGHTVPCDHLMQARLMQALSDSGQRFTVGLEMFPIDHQPLLDKVNAGSVPLDQFANATDWKKAWGYDSDLYRPVFETVYARKLPLRALNVPQTIVKKVSRGGISSLAPEERALLPAKIIPASDAQREALQEMFDAHRAMVNGTMTKVAGMMKGQKPAAMAGKTPSVPAPERSPDQTPDQTLKQAPQSADSQPSDMNVTGVQGSGSQPSDTQASGTRPSDILASGTLPAGMQQSVTQPSGDQSAQAASPAPKDKMTGRMDRFFLIQSLWDTAMAEQAIKAKDETGNPVVVLIGSGHVEFGWGMAHRIRKLHPESRVLLVTPWRGTEPLDPLEADMQYYCRLTHQSRMGFSLLQVDGGAQVLDVLPGSRAAKAGFMKGDIITAANGTAVDSMWVLHTAGLEAAKAGKDLVFTVLRGTVQTELVMPVGKTEESSPPQAPAAN is encoded by the coding sequence ATGGGATTAACAGCAGGATTACGCAGCCTTTCGGCTCTCTGTATCCTTGCTTTCCTGATCATTCTGGGCGGCTGCGCACATCAGGCGCAGCCGCCTGTTCCCAAATCTGCGGCTCTTCTCCCCGGCCTTGAAGAAGGCACCCTGCTGGTTGCCAACGGCACCGCAACGCCCCTGCTCACCAATACCGCCTCGTTTGTCGAACGCGCCCGCAATGCCGATTTCATTCTCATCGGCGAGGGGCATACCGTTCCCTGCGACCACCTCATGCAGGCCAGACTCATGCAGGCGCTTTCCGATTCCGGCCAGCGGTTCACCGTGGGGCTGGAGATGTTCCCAATCGACCACCAGCCCCTTCTGGACAAGGTGAACGCAGGCAGCGTTCCGCTTGATCAATTTGCCAACGCCACCGACTGGAAAAAGGCATGGGGGTATGATTCCGACCTCTACCGTCCCGTATTCGAGACGGTCTATGCCCGCAAACTGCCGCTCCGCGCGCTGAACGTGCCGCAGACCATCGTCAAAAAAGTCAGCAGGGGTGGTATTTCCAGCCTTGCGCCTGAAGAACGCGCCCTGCTGCCCGCCAAGATCATTCCGGCATCCGATGCCCAGCGCGAAGCCCTGCAGGAAATGTTTGATGCCCACCGCGCCATGGTGAACGGCACCATGACCAAGGTCGCAGGCATGATGAAGGGACAAAAGCCCGCTGCCATGGCTGGCAAGACGCCTTCTGTGCCCGCGCCCGAGCGGTCACCGGACCAGACGCCTGATCAGACTCTGAAGCAGGCGCCGCAATCTGCTGACAGTCAGCCTTCCGATATGAATGTCACGGGTGTGCAGGGTTCCGGTTCTCAACCTTCTGATACTCAGGCTTCCGGCACTCGGCCGTCTGATATTCTGGCTTCCGGCACTCTGCCGGCTGGCATGCAACAGTCTGTCACCCAGCCTTCCGGCGACCAGTCTGCACAGGCAGCTTCTCCTGCCCCCAAGGATAAGATGACGGGCCGCATGGACCGCTTTTTCCTCATCCAGTCCCTGTGGGATACGGCCATGGCCGAACAGGCCATCAAGGCCAAGGATGAAACCGGCAATCCCGTTGTGGTGCTCATAGGTTCCGGCCATGTGGAATTCGGCTGGGGCATGGCGCACCGCATACGCAAGCTGCATCCGGAATCGCGCGTGCTGCTCGTCACCCCGTGGCGCGGCACCGAACCGCTGGACCCGCTGGAAGCCGACATGCAGTATTACTGCCGCCTCACCCACCAGAGCCGCATGGGCTTCAGCCTGCTGCAGGTGGATGGTGGTGCGCAGGTGCTGGACGTGCTGCCCGGCTCCCGTGCCGCCAAGGCCGGTTTCATGAAGGGCGACATTATCACCGCAGCCAACGGCACGGCGGTTGATTCCATGTGGGTGTTGCACACCGCAGGACTGGAAGCCGCCAAAGCCGGAAAGGACCTTGTGTTCACCGTGCTGCGCGGCACCGTGCAGACCGAGCTTGTCATGCCTGTCGGCAAGACGGAAGAATCGTCCCCGCCTCAAGCTCCCGCAGCCAACTGA